A genome region from Tolypothrix sp. PCC 7712 includes the following:
- a CDS encoding EboA family metabolite traffic protein — translation MSNVNQLLHHWLIQSVSQEALAWLEQKQIQIANGAPERIFYTSFSAVPRYLGKKNLQLTSQDLAAANELVPGWSPGNWTVDQAGRILLVLALPHDRTEDYLRSLDKVFSVADMGELISLYQSLPLLPHPELHRQRAAEGIRSNMTNVFQAIALNNPYPANYLDNIAWNQMVLKALFVGSPLHQIWGLDQRANSELARMLVNYAHERWAAKRPVSPELWRPVGKFADNAIIADLAKVLAEGSIAEKQAAALACSQSPLLEAQALLSLYPDLHSAIAEGELTWSNFSRDRVTVCK, via the coding sequence ATGAGTAATGTCAACCAGTTGTTACATCATTGGCTAATACAGTCTGTGTCTCAGGAAGCACTGGCTTGGTTAGAACAAAAGCAAATACAGATTGCTAACGGTGCGCCTGAGAGGATATTTTATACTTCTTTTAGTGCTGTACCGCGTTATCTGGGTAAAAAGAATTTACAGCTAACATCCCAGGACTTAGCAGCAGCTAATGAATTAGTTCCTGGCTGGTCGCCTGGTAATTGGACTGTAGATCAAGCTGGTAGAATACTTTTAGTTTTAGCTTTACCCCACGATCGCACTGAAGATTATCTGCGATCGCTCGATAAGGTTTTTAGTGTTGCGGATATGGGGGAGTTGATTTCCCTGTATCAAAGTCTACCTTTACTGCCGCATCCAGAGTTACATCGCCAACGTGCGGCGGAAGGGATTCGCAGTAACATGACTAATGTATTCCAGGCGATCGCACTTAACAACCCCTATCCAGCCAATTATTTAGATAATATTGCTTGGAATCAGATGGTGCTGAAGGCTTTATTTGTGGGTAGTCCTTTGCATCAAATTTGGGGTCTAGACCAACGTGCTAATTCTGAATTAGCAAGGATGTTGGTAAACTATGCCCATGAACGTTGGGCTGCTAAACGTCCAGTATCACCAGAATTGTGGCGGCCAGTAGGAAAATTTGCCGATAATGCAATCATTGCAGATTTAGCCAAAGTATTAGCAGAGGGCAGCATTGCCGAAAAACAAGCAGCAGCCTTAGCTTGTTCGCAATCCCCTTTATTAGAAGCACAAGCACTACTATCTCTTTATCCAGACTTGCACTCAGCCATTGCCGAAGGTGAACTTACTTGGAGTAATTTTAGCCGCGATCGCGTCACAGTCTGCAAATAA
- a CDS encoding 3-dehydroquinate synthase has translation MLITHKPSTSLQAIQQSVCVNFNYDVYFSNGLFQLDNSLLAQVIAADGEITAKKVLAIVDGGLLKHQHGLLKQISVYADFYSDVINLSEPPIIIPGGEIVKNEPRFVEQIHQMIDAAGLCRHSYVLAIGGGALLDMVGYAAATAHRGIRLIRVPTTVLAQNDSGIGVKNGINAYGKKNFLGTFMPPYAVLNDFDFLTSLSDRDWRSGIAEAVKVALIKDADFFEFIMQSAEKLAARDMRAMEQVIYRCAQLHLEHIANSGDPFEKGSSRPLDFGHWAAHKLEDITYYKLRHGEAVAIGIALDSTYSYLTGLLSQSEWQKILGTLETLGFTLYLSALREQLHQPEHPHYLFRGLSEFREHLGGKLTITLLQAIGQKIEVNQVDISVYKQAILMLQDWELSHS, from the coding sequence ATGCTCATTACACACAAGCCTTCTACTAGCCTGCAAGCAATTCAGCAATCTGTCTGTGTTAACTTTAACTACGATGTTTACTTTAGCAATGGTCTGTTTCAATTAGACAATTCTTTACTAGCGCAAGTAATTGCCGCAGATGGAGAAATAACGGCAAAAAAAGTTCTAGCAATAGTAGATGGAGGACTGTTAAAACATCAGCATGGACTATTAAAACAAATATCAGTTTATGCAGATTTTTATTCAGATGTCATCAACTTAAGTGAGCCTCCAATCATCATTCCCGGTGGAGAAATAGTTAAGAACGAGCCAAGATTTGTAGAACAAATTCATCAGATGATTGATGCTGCTGGATTATGTCGCCACTCTTACGTATTAGCCATTGGGGGTGGAGCATTATTAGACATGGTAGGATACGCAGCAGCAACAGCGCACCGAGGGATTCGATTAATACGAGTACCGACCACAGTGTTAGCGCAAAACGATTCTGGTATAGGTGTAAAAAATGGCATCAATGCCTACGGTAAGAAAAACTTCCTCGGCACATTTATGCCACCTTATGCAGTATTGAATGACTTTGATTTTCTCACCAGTCTGAGCGATCGCGATTGGCGATCGGGCATTGCAGAGGCTGTGAAGGTAGCATTAATCAAAGATGCAGATTTCTTCGAGTTCATTATGCAATCTGCTGAGAAATTAGCTGCTCGTGATATGAGAGCTATGGAACAGGTAATTTATCGTTGCGCTCAATTGCATTTAGAACATATTGCCAATAGCGGTGATCCCTTTGAAAAAGGTTCATCCCGTCCCTTAGATTTTGGGCATTGGGCGGCTCATAAATTGGAAGACATCACCTACTACAAATTGCGTCACGGTGAAGCTGTGGCGATTGGTATAGCCTTAGATAGCACCTATTCCTATTTAACAGGACTACTATCGCAATCAGAATGGCAAAAGATTTTAGGCACACTGGAAACATTAGGCTTCACTTTGTACCTATCTGCATTAAGAGAGCAATTACATCAGCCAGAACATCCTCATTATTTATTTAGAGGACTGAGTGAGTTCCGTGAACACTTAGGTGGCAAATTAACAATTACCCTACTCCAAGCAATTGGGCAGAAAATAGAAGTTAATCAGGTAGATATCTCTGTTTATAAACAAGCTATATTGATGCTGCAAGATTGGGAACTTTCACACTCTTGA
- a CDS encoding non-ribosomal peptide synthetase, with protein sequence MTLSPVNFQSELTAVEFDPFAEGELLLTAPATESQKEIWASVQMGDAANCAYNESQSLRFKGKLDVTVFQSALQELVLRHEALRTTFSTDGNTLCIVDSLQIEIPIIDISSLEPQEQQEKLASIRIQEVEKPFDLEHGPLFRAQIIKLQPQEHIAILTAHHIICDGWSWAVLMPDLGKLYSGLLEGIVPELDESDRLSDYAVLQEEEVDSPEAIATEQYWLEQFADSVPVLDFPCDRPRPHIRTFNAAREDWQLNPQLVADLKQLGTKFGCSFMTTILAGFEAWLHRITGQNDLVVGIPAAGQAALGQYNLVGHCVNLLPLRSQINGAQSFSEYLQSRRSTVLDAYDHQQFTFGSLVKKLSIPRDSSRIPLVPITFNIDQGLDSDKLPFSGLEVEFFSNPRSFENFELFINATELRGQLTLECQYNTNLFDADTIHRRMAEFETLLQGIVANPNQTIAKLPILPAVEQQLLAAWNQTQTNYPQDQSIHQLFEEQVARTPDAVALVFQGQQLTYQELNTRANQLAQYLQTLGVGADVLVGICVERSLEMIVGLLGILKAGGAYVPLDPGYPQERLAFMLADTQIKLLVTQKRLVEKLPTHNANVICLDADWHTISQQAAENLITNVKPHNLAYVMYTSGSTGQPKGVSVIHQGVVRLVKETNYVSLTEKEIFLQISPVSFDASTFEIWGCLLNGGKLVIFPPHTPSLDELGGIIQQYQVTTLWLTAGLFHLIVDEKIEALKPLRQLLAGGDVLSVPHVQKFLNTVENCKLINGYGPTESTTFTSCYEITAPLKPGVSIPIGRPIANTQVYILDSHLQQVPIGITGELYIGGDGLAREYFNRPDLTAERFIANPLSADSQSRLYKSGDLARYLPNGEIEYLGRIDNQVKVSGFRIELGEIEIALLQSPLVKEAVVIVREDSPGEKLLVGYFVAETNEDSSQIISELRRFLKQQLPEYMVPKIFVALEALPLNANGKVDRRALPKPDAYSPELEANYVAPRTPIEQKISDIWTQVLNVKRVGIYDNFFELGGYSLLGIQVISRLRQALQVEILMSNLFELPTVADLAERVETLRWATQGIEGAESDSADDYEEGEL encoded by the coding sequence ATGACTTTATCACCTGTAAATTTCCAGTCTGAATTAACTGCTGTTGAGTTTGACCCATTTGCAGAGGGAGAATTACTATTAACTGCTCCTGCTACTGAATCTCAAAAAGAAATTTGGGCTTCTGTGCAAATGGGGGATGCGGCAAATTGTGCTTATAACGAATCCCAATCTCTGCGATTCAAAGGTAAACTTGATGTTACAGTTTTCCAATCTGCACTGCAAGAGTTAGTGCTACGTCATGAAGCGCTCAGAACAACTTTTAGCACAGATGGTAATACGCTCTGCATTGTTGATTCGCTACAAATTGAAATCCCAATTATTGATATTTCTAGCCTAGAACCACAAGAGCAACAGGAAAAATTAGCTAGTATCAGAATACAAGAAGTAGAAAAACCCTTTGATTTGGAACATGGCCCCCTATTCCGGGCGCAAATTATCAAATTGCAGCCGCAAGAACATATAGCGATTTTAACGGCTCATCATATTATTTGTGATGGTTGGTCTTGGGCGGTGCTGATGCCAGATTTAGGTAAACTGTATTCTGGCTTGCTAGAAGGTATTGTTCCCGAATTAGATGAAAGCGATCGCCTCAGTGATTATGCTGTTTTGCAAGAAGAAGAGGTAGATAGTCCAGAAGCGATCGCCACTGAACAATACTGGTTAGAACAATTCGCTGACTCTGTACCTGTACTAGATTTCCCCTGCGATCGCCCTCGCCCACATATCAGAACTTTTAACGCCGCGCGCGAAGATTGGCAATTAAATCCGCAATTAGTTGCAGATCTCAAACAGCTAGGCACAAAATTTGGTTGTAGTTTTATGACTACTATCCTGGCAGGATTTGAGGCTTGGCTACACCGTATCACCGGACAAAATGACTTGGTTGTGGGTATTCCCGCCGCCGGACAAGCTGCTTTAGGTCAATATAATCTCGTAGGTCACTGTGTAAATTTATTACCACTACGTAGCCAAATTAATGGCGCACAATCTTTCAGCGAATATTTGCAAAGTCGTCGTTCTACTGTTTTAGATGCCTACGATCATCAACAATTTACCTTTGGGAGTCTAGTTAAAAAATTAAGTATTCCAAGGGATTCGAGCCGGATTCCTTTGGTTCCGATTACATTTAATATCGATCAAGGTTTAGATAGCGATAAACTCCCCTTCAGTGGTTTAGAAGTAGAATTTTTCTCTAACCCTCGCTCCTTTGAGAACTTTGAGCTATTTATTAATGCTACAGAATTACGCGGTCAACTAACTCTGGAATGTCAGTACAACACTAACTTATTTGATGCTGACACTATCCACCGCCGGATGGCAGAGTTTGAAACTTTGTTGCAGGGTATAGTTGCAAATCCCAATCAAACTATTGCGAAATTGCCAATTTTACCAGCAGTTGAGCAACAGCTATTAGCAGCTTGGAACCAAACTCAAACCAACTATCCTCAAGATCAATCCATCCATCAATTATTTGAGGAACAGGTAGCGCGTACCCCTGATGCTGTGGCTTTGGTATTTCAAGGACAGCAACTTACTTATCAAGAGTTAAATACTCGCGCCAATCAATTAGCACAATACCTACAAACATTAGGAGTAGGCGCAGATGTGTTGGTGGGAATCTGCGTGGAACGCTCTTTAGAAATGATAGTAGGTCTATTAGGTATTCTGAAAGCTGGTGGGGCTTATGTACCTTTAGATCCGGGTTATCCCCAAGAACGTTTGGCGTTCATGCTTGCGGATACCCAAATTAAATTATTAGTCACCCAAAAACGACTAGTTGAAAAACTACCTACTCATAACGCAAATGTAATTTGCTTAGATGCAGATTGGCATACTATCAGCCAACAAGCAGCAGAGAATTTAATTACTAATGTCAAGCCTCATAACTTGGCTTATGTAATGTATACATCTGGTTCTACAGGTCAGCCTAAAGGTGTTAGTGTTATTCATCAAGGTGTAGTGAGGTTAGTTAAAGAAACTAACTATGTCAGTCTCACCGAAAAAGAAATATTCCTGCAAATTAGTCCTGTTTCTTTCGACGCTTCCACTTTTGAAATTTGGGGGTGTTTACTTAACGGTGGCAAATTAGTTATCTTCCCTCCTCATACCCCATCTTTAGATGAATTAGGGGGAATTATTCAGCAATACCAAGTGACAACACTGTGGCTGACAGCAGGTTTATTCCACTTGATAGTTGATGAAAAAATTGAGGCTTTAAAACCCTTGCGTCAACTGTTAGCAGGTGGTGATGTTTTATCTGTTCCCCATGTTCAGAAATTTCTTAATACGGTAGAAAACTGTAAATTAATTAATGGTTACGGGCCAACAGAAAGTACAACTTTCACTTCCTGTTATGAAATTACAGCACCATTAAAGCCAGGGGTTTCTATTCCGATCGGTCGTCCAATTGCTAATACCCAAGTTTATATTTTGGACTCCCATTTACAACAAGTTCCTATTGGCATTACAGGTGAGTTGTATATTGGTGGTGATGGTTTAGCACGAGAATATTTCAATCGTCCAGATTTAACTGCTGAGAGATTTATTGCGAACCCCTTGAGCGCAGATTCTCAATCACGCTTATATAAGAGTGGTGACTTGGCGCGCTATTTGCCCAATGGCGAGATTGAATACCTCGGTCGGATTGATAACCAGGTAAAAGTTAGTGGTTTCCGCATTGAATTGGGTGAAATTGAAATTGCACTTTTACAATCTCCGCTAGTGAAAGAAGCTGTAGTAATTGTGCGTGAAGATTCTCCTGGGGAGAAATTGCTAGTTGGGTATTTTGTAGCTGAAACTAATGAAGATAGTTCGCAAATTATTTCAGAGTTACGGAGATTCTTAAAACAACAATTGCCTGAGTATATGGTGCCAAAGATTTTTGTGGCACTAGAAGCTTTACCTCTGAATGCGAACGGCAAAGTAGATCGCCGCGCCTTGCCAAAGCCTGATGCTTATAGTCCAGAATTGGAAGCAAATTATGTTGCACCGCGCACTCCCATTGAGCAGAAAATTTCAGATATCTGGACGCAGGTTTTAAATGTCAAGCGAGTTGGGATTTACGATAACTTTTTTGAATTGGGCGGATATTCTCTTTTAGGAATTCAAGTAATTTCTCGCCTGAGACAGGCTTTGCAAGTAGAAATTTTGATGTCCAATTTATTTGAATTACCCACGGTAGCAGATTTGGCTGAACGAGTAGAAACTCTGCGTTGGGCTACTCAAGGTATTGAAGGTGCTGAGAGTGATTCAGCAGATGATTACGAAGAAGGTGAGCTTTGA
- a CDS encoding TatD family hydrolase, with protein MMFIDPHIHMCSRTTYDYLIMREHGIVAVIEPSFWLGQLRTTAGSFKDYFSSLVGWERFRASQFGIQHYCTIGLNPKEANNEALAAEVMELLPLFACKEGVVAIGEIGYDDMTEAEDKYFCEQLALAKELDMLVMIHTPHRNKKAGASRSMDRCIEYGLDPSQVIIDHNNEETVEEVLNRGFWAAFTIYPKTKMGNARMADIVRQYGSNRIIVDSSADWGVSDPLAVPKTAQLMLDTGIPEKHVQAVCYENALAAYGQTGQMKASDWLDAPSADQCQMFNGNSVLRGQEPGIKSVADYVLIE; from the coding sequence ATGATGTTTATCGATCCCCACATTCATATGTGTTCCCGTACCACCTATGATTACCTGATCATGCGGGAACATGGTATTGTCGCAGTGATTGAGCCATCTTTCTGGTTGGGACAACTCCGCACAACTGCTGGTTCCTTTAAAGATTACTTTAGTAGCTTGGTTGGGTGGGAACGCTTTCGCGCCAGTCAATTTGGGATTCAACATTACTGTACTATCGGACTCAACCCCAAAGAAGCTAACAACGAAGCCTTAGCCGCAGAAGTGATGGAATTGCTACCACTGTTTGCTTGTAAAGAAGGTGTGGTGGCGATTGGGGAAATTGGCTATGACGACATGACAGAAGCAGAAGATAAATACTTTTGCGAACAATTAGCCCTAGCTAAAGAACTGGATATGCTGGTAATGATTCATACCCCTCATCGTAATAAAAAAGCAGGGGCTAGCCGCAGTATGGATCGTTGCATTGAATATGGACTAGATCCATCACAAGTAATTATTGACCACAACAACGAAGAAACCGTTGAAGAAGTTTTAAACCGAGGTTTTTGGGCAGCTTTCACAATTTACCCTAAAACTAAGATGGGTAACGCTAGGATGGCAGACATTGTTCGTCAATATGGAAGTAATCGCATCATTGTAGATAGTAGCGCCGATTGGGGTGTGAGCGATCCCTTAGCAGTTCCGAAAACAGCACAGTTAATGTTAGACACAGGAATACCGGAGAAACACGTACAAGCTGTTTGCTATGAAAATGCCCTAGCAGCTTACGGTCAAACAGGACAAATGAAAGCTTCAGACTGGCTAGATGCGCCATCTGCTGACCAGTGTCAAATGTTCAACGGGAACTCAGTATTGCGGGGACAAGAACCGGGGATTAAGTCTGTTGCAGATTATGTGTTGATTGAGTAG
- a CDS encoding alpha/beta fold hydrolase, which yields MKTLDELLSELRQRDVKLWLEGDRLRYRAAKDSLTPELLNELKTQKAEIINFLHQVTTTATSKIPPIVACERTGNLPVSFGQQRLWFLHQFEPNSSSNNMPVVVRFTGNLNVAVLEESLREVVRRHEVLRTTFPAVNGKPTQVIATDVSLKLPVIDLQQVPEEQKETEAHILATKEAHQPFDLANGPVLRVLLLRLSDREHLLIWNMHSIVCDGASSDVFYQDFTTIYKALSAGQPSPLPPLPVQYADFTHWQHQWLQGEVLESQVNYWKQKLKGHLPIIDLPYDYPRPQGAQTYRGDRAALLLPKALNHALTDLSQKWGATLFMTLLTVFELLLYRYSGQEDLLVSFASAGRGQVETERLIGFFSNTLVLRSNLAGNPTFRELLDRVRKDCLEAYSHQDLPFERLIEELKPEQQSRNTSSLFQVKFSLNPPWSNGRGMAAVELPDLTIASLFGYIYHGKTKYDLTLVLREQDNGLGMVFDYNAEMFDTSTVERMLGHYKTLLEAIVANPDQPISELPLLTAGEQQLLVDWHGKQADYPQDICIHQYFENQVKQTPDNIAVSFTNQQLTYQELNQRANQLAHYLQTLGVGAGVNVGLYLEPSLETIVGLLGILKAGGTSVAIAPTLGAEILADAQVSFLLTQSSLVENIPEYQAKVICIDTELTSISLHSNDNLVCSETRSEILLGKVIANTQVYILDKRSQLLPIGVTGEIYISGIGITQGYFNLPELTSEKFIPNPFSNESGAYLYKTGDLGRYLSDGNIQFLGSLDHQVKISQNLTNTQIEKTFVPPQDSLQIQLTEIWQNFLGIHPIGITDNFFDLGGHSLIAVRLFAEIEKTFGKTLPLSILLQAPTIEQLAHFIRDKQTEKQANIEQPRYLVKDFFGKVISKVFKGENSSQIVDEKQTNLETREWLLSSSLVPLQPNGNKPPLFCVHGAGESVLYYRDFANYLGADQPVYALQAIGVDGKKAPLTRVEKMAAHYIKEIQTIQPQGPYFLGGYSFGGLVVWEMARQLAAQGQKVALLALFDTSNTIRLQTNIKPIPTQKRISHHWDNLIEIGPEYILQQIEGKCSWIDYMVKRKLNKLSFKAYLNISRFLPYAYRKQVKIKDFNKQAAKEYVPKAYVGRVTVFRAEERPVSVVDPNMGWGELALGGLDIQHVPGNHFSIFNEPYVQSLSEKMKVCIEKAMAEAS from the coding sequence ATGAAAACATTGGATGAACTACTATCTGAGCTACGTCAGCGCGATGTCAAACTTTGGTTAGAGGGCGATCGCCTGCGTTATCGCGCAGCAAAAGACAGCCTGACACCAGAATTGTTGAATGAGTTAAAAACGCAAAAAGCTGAAATCATCAACTTTCTGCACCAAGTTACCACAACCGCCACTTCTAAAATTCCGCCAATTGTCGCTTGTGAGCGAACTGGTAATTTGCCGGTTTCTTTTGGACAGCAACGCTTATGGTTTCTGCATCAATTTGAACCGAATAGTTCCTCAAATAATATGCCCGTTGTGGTGCGGTTTACGGGGAATCTCAATGTTGCTGTGTTAGAGGAAAGTTTGCGCGAAGTTGTCCGTCGCCATGAAGTTTTGCGGACAACTTTCCCGGCTGTGAATGGTAAGCCGACTCAAGTCATCGCCACAGATGTTTCCTTAAAGCTACCAGTTATTGACTTACAGCAAGTACCAGAGGAACAAAAAGAGACAGAAGCTCATATATTAGCAACCAAAGAAGCTCATCAACCCTTTGATTTAGCCAATGGGCCAGTTTTGCGAGTGCTGCTGCTGCGGTTGAGCGATCGCGAACATTTGCTGATTTGGAATATGCACAGTATAGTTTGCGATGGTGCTTCTTCTGATGTTTTCTATCAAGACTTTACTACCATCTACAAAGCACTGTCAGCAGGCCAGCCTTCGCCTTTACCACCCTTACCAGTGCAGTATGCTGATTTTACTCATTGGCAACATCAATGGCTGCAAGGTGAGGTTTTAGAGTCACAAGTAAACTACTGGAAGCAAAAGCTAAAAGGCCATTTACCAATCATAGACTTACCTTACGATTATCCCCGTCCCCAAGGAGCACAAACTTACCGAGGCGATCGCGCTGCTTTGTTACTACCCAAGGCGCTCAATCATGCGTTGACAGACTTGAGTCAAAAATGGGGAGCCACCCTGTTTATGACGCTACTAACAGTATTTGAGCTATTACTTTATCGCTATTCTGGGCAAGAAGATTTACTAGTTAGCTTTGCTAGTGCTGGACGCGGACAAGTTGAAACCGAAAGACTGATTGGATTTTTCTCGAATACTTTGGTACTGCGGAGTAATTTAGCTGGTAATCCCACTTTCCGAGAATTATTAGACCGAGTACGTAAGGATTGTTTAGAAGCTTATAGCCATCAAGACTTACCTTTTGAAAGACTTATTGAAGAACTTAAACCAGAACAACAAAGCCGTAATACTTCCTCATTATTTCAAGTAAAATTCTCCCTGAATCCGCCTTGGTCAAATGGTCGTGGTATGGCTGCGGTAGAATTACCTGATTTGACGATCGCTTCTCTATTTGGCTACATCTATCATGGCAAGACCAAATACGATCTGACATTGGTATTGCGGGAACAGGATAATGGTTTGGGCATGGTATTTGATTACAATGCCGAGATGTTTGATACCAGTACTGTAGAACGGATGCTGGGACACTACAAAACTTTACTGGAAGCTATTGTTGCTAACCCAGATCAGCCGATTTCGGAATTACCGCTGTTAACAGCCGGGGAACAGCAATTATTAGTTGATTGGCATGGCAAACAAGCTGATTATCCCCAAGATATTTGTATACATCAGTATTTTGAGAATCAAGTTAAACAAACTCCCGATAATATTGCAGTCAGTTTTACAAATCAGCAGTTAACCTATCAAGAACTCAATCAGCGCGCAAATCAACTAGCTCACTATTTGCAAACTTTAGGCGTAGGAGCCGGGGTAAATGTCGGTTTGTATTTAGAACCTTCCCTAGAAACGATTGTGGGGCTATTAGGTATTTTAAAAGCTGGCGGCACATCTGTTGCGATCGCACCTACACTTGGGGCTGAGATTTTAGCAGATGCTCAAGTATCTTTTCTCTTAACTCAAAGTTCCTTAGTTGAGAACATTCCTGAGTATCAGGCAAAAGTTATCTGTATAGATACTGAATTAACAAGTATCTCTTTGCACTCAAATGACAATCTAGTTTGTAGTGAAACACGCTCAGAAATTCTTTTAGGAAAAGTGATCGCTAATACCCAAGTCTACATCCTCGACAAGCGATCGCAACTTTTACCCATCGGCGTGACTGGGGAAATCTACATCAGCGGTATCGGCATTACTCAAGGCTACTTCAACCTTCCTGAGTTAACATCTGAGAAATTTATTCCTAATCCTTTTAGCAACGAATCTGGAGCATATCTTTACAAAACTGGTGACTTAGGACGCTACTTAAGTGATGGCAATATTCAGTTTTTGGGAAGTTTAGATCATCAAGTCAAAATTTCTCAAAATCTAACTAATACTCAAATAGAAAAAACATTTGTTCCCCCACAAGACTCATTACAAATTCAGTTAACAGAAATTTGGCAGAATTTCTTAGGTATTCATCCAATTGGCATCACAGACAACTTTTTTGATTTGGGTGGACATTCACTAATTGCAGTCAGGCTATTTGCTGAAATTGAAAAAACTTTTGGCAAAACTCTACCTTTATCTATTCTTTTACAAGCCCCAACAATTGAGCAATTAGCTCATTTTATTCGCGACAAACAGACTGAAAAACAAGCAAATATTGAGCAACCGAGATATTTAGTTAAAGACTTTTTTGGCAAAGTTATATCCAAAGTTTTTAAAGGTGAAAATTCCTCACAAATTGTAGATGAAAAGCAAACCAATTTAGAGACAAGAGAATGGCTGCTTTCTTCATCACTAGTACCACTACAACCCAACGGTAATAAGCCACCTTTATTTTGTGTTCATGGTGCTGGTGAAAGTGTGCTTTACTATCGCGATTTTGCTAATTATCTTGGTGCAGACCAGCCAGTTTATGCATTACAAGCTATAGGCGTGGATGGTAAAAAAGCCCCCCTTACCCGTGTTGAAAAAATGGCGGCTCACTATATTAAAGAAATCCAAACTATTCAACCACAAGGCCCTTATTTTTTAGGAGGTTATTCTTTTGGTGGCTTAGTAGTTTGGGAAATGGCTCGACAGCTAGCTGCACAAGGTCAAAAGGTTGCTTTGTTAGCTTTATTTGATACTAGTAATACCATTCGTCTCCAGACTAATATCAAGCCTATACCTACACAGAAGCGCATTTCTCACCATTGGGATAACCTTATAGAAATTGGCCCTGAATACATTCTTCAGCAAATAGAAGGTAAGTGCAGTTGGATTGATTATATGGTTAAACGAAAGCTAAATAAATTAAGTTTCAAAGCTTACCTAAATATCTCCCGCTTCTTACCTTACGCCTACCGCAAACAAGTAAAAATTAAAGATTTTAACAAACAAGCGGCTAAGGAATATGTTCCCAAAGCTTATGTGGGTAGAGTTACTGTATTTAGAGCAGAAGAACGCCCTGTAAGTGTGGTAGATCCAAACATGGGTTGGGGTGAATTGGCTTTAGGTGGCTTGGATATCCAACATGTTCCAGGAAACCACTTCTCAATTTTTAACGAACCCTATGTTCAATCTTTGTCAGAAAAGATGAAGGTTTGTATTGAGAAAGCTATGGCAGAGGCTTCATAA